A window of the Saccharomyces eubayanus strain FM1318 chromosome II, whole genome shotgun sequence genome harbors these coding sequences:
- the ILT1 gene encoding Ilt1p has product MISEKAATALATVATVCWCIQLIPQIIYNWKKKDCTGLPPLMMFLWVVSGIPFAIYFCVSNGNVILQVQPHLFMFFCAISFVQSCYYPPVSMAKSKIVFIIATIIAADVGMEVGFILWLRPLYEKGTTWPDLIFGILASVLLAVGLLPPYYELAKRKGRVVGINFAFLFIDSLGAWLSIISVILGNMDTMGIILYSIIAGMELGIFISHFIWWCRFKWLAKDKFVDEETDQNEKEEIYGKTEHVLNKDEQQVTSYNLDDNSICDDVSSLADNLNLSHTSDGDALSRTQTLHAVHGVVVRTESDHYSRLSV; this is encoded by the coding sequence ATGATCTCAGAAAAGGCTGCTACTGCCTTGGCCACTGTAGCCACAGTTTGCTGGTGTATTCAACTAATTCCACAAATCATTTacaattggaagaaaaaagactGTACTGGACTACCACCCTTAATGATGTTTTTGTGGGTTGTTTCCGGGATTCCGTTTGCTATATACTTCTGTGTTAGCAACGGTAATGTCATCTTACAAGTTCAACCCCATCTTTTTATGTTCTTTTGTGCTATAAGTTTTGTCCAATCGTGCTATTATCCACCAGTTAGCATGGCAAAATCGAAAATTGTGTTTATTATAGCTACTATTATTGCAGCAGATGTTGGTATGGAAGTTGGCTTCATATTGTGGTTGAGACCTCTTTACGAGAAAGGTACTACATGGCCTGATTTAATTTTTGGTATTCTTGCATCCGTTTTGTTAGCCGTTGGATTACTTCCACCCTATTATGAATTGGCTAAGAGGAAAGGCCGTGTTGTCGGCATTAACTTTGCTTTCTTATTTATTGATTCGTTAGGAGCCTGGTTATCTATTATCAGTGTTATTCTAGGTAACATGGACACCATGGGTATTATACTATACTCTATTATTGCGGGAATGGAACTAGGGATTTTTATCTCTCATTTTATATGGTGGTGTAGGTTCAAGTGGCTCGCTAAAGACAAGTTTGTTGACGAAGAAACCGACcagaatgaaaaggaagaaatctACGGGAAAACTGAACACGTATTAAACAAGGATGAACAACAAGTAACTAGTTATAACTTGGACGATAATTCAATTTGTGACGATGTCTCAAGCCTCGCAGACAATTTAAATTTGAGTCACACTTCTGATGGCGATGCATTGTCAAGGACTCAAACTCTTCATGCCGTTCATGGAGTTGTGGTTAGAACGGAATCCGATCATTATTCCAGGCTAAGTGTATAA
- the RLI1 gene encoding Fe-S cluster-binding ribosome biosynthesis protein, whose translation MSDRNSRIAIVSTDKCKPKKCRQECKRSCPVVKTGKLCIEVTPTSKIAFISEILCIGCGICVKKCPFDAIQIINLPTNLEAHVTHRYSANSFKLHRLPTPRPGQVLGLVGTNGIGKSTALKILAGKQKPNLGRFDDPPEWQEIIKYFRGSELQNYFTKMLEDDIKAIIKPQYVDNIPRAIKGPIQQVGELLKLRMEKTPEDVNRYIKILQLEHVLKRDIQKLSGGELQRFAIGMSCVQEADVYMFDEPSSYLDVKQRLNAAQIIRSLLGPTKYVICVEHDLSVLDYLSDFVCIIYGVPSVYGVVTLPSSVREGINIFLDGHIPSENLRFRTEALQFRIADATEDLQNDAVNRAFTYPGLRKTQGDFVLNVEEGEFSDSEILVMMGENGTGKTTLIKLLAGALKPDQGQHIPRLNVSMKPQKIAPKFPGTVRQLFFKKIRGQFLNPQFQTDVVKPLRIDDIIDQEVQHLSGGELQRVAIVLALGIPADIYLIDEPSAYLDSEQRIICSKVIRRFILHNKKTAFVVEHDFIMATYLADKVIVFEGVPSKNAHARAPESLLTGCNRFLKNLNVTFRRDPNSFRPRINKLDSQMDKEQKSSGNYFFLDNTGI comes from the coding sequence ATGAGTGATAGAAACAGTCGTATCGCTATTGTTAGCACTGATAAATGTAAACCAAAGAAGTGTCGTCAAGAGTGTAAACGTTCATGTCCTGTTGTAAAAACTGGTAAACTATGTATCGAAGTCACTCCGACTTCTAAGATTGCCTTCATTTCCGAAATCTTGTGTATTGGTTGTGGTATCTGTGTTAAGAAATGTCCATTTGATGCTATTCAAATTATCAATTTGCCAACCAATTTGGAAGCTCATGTTACTCATCGTTACTCTGCCAATAGTTTCAAGTTGCATAGATTGCCAACTCCAAGACCCGGTCAGGTCCTTGGGTTAGTTGGTACCAACGGTATCGGTAAATCTACTGCTTTAAAGATTTTAGCCGGTAAGCAAAAACCAAATTTAGGACGTTTTGATGATCCTCCTGAATGGCAAGAAATTATTAAATACTTCCGTGGTTCTGAATTACAAAACTATTTCACCAAGATGCTAGAAGATGATATTAAGGCTATCATCAAACCTCAATATGTCGATAACATCCCTCGTGCTATTAAAGGTCCCATTCAACAAGTTGGTgagcttttgaaattaaGAATGGAAAAAACTCCAGAAGATGTGAATCGCTACATTAAAATTTTACAATTGGAACACGTTTTAAAGAGAGATATTCAAAAGTTGTCTGGTGGTGAACTACAAAGATTTGCCATTGGTATGTCATGTGTCCAAGAGGCTGATGTTTATATGTTCGACGAACCTTCCTCTTATTTGGATGTTAAACAGCGTTTGAACGCCGCTCAAATTATCAGATCTTTGTTGGGTCCAACCAAATACGTTATTTGTGTCGAGCACGATTTGTCTGTGTTGGATTATCTTTCTGATTTTGTCTGTATCATATACGGTGTACCATCTGTTTACGGTGTTGTTACCTTACCATCATCCGTTAGAGAAGGTATCAACATTTTCCTGGATGGTCACATTCCCTCTGAGAATTTGAGATTCAGAACTGAAGCTTTACAATTTAGAATAGCTGATGCTACTGaagatttacaaaatgatGCTGTCAACCGCGCCTTCACTTACCCAGGTTTGAGAAAAACCCAAGGTGACTTCGTACTGAATGTAGAAGAGGGTGAATTCTCTGATTCTGAAATCCTTGTTATGATGGGTGAAAACGGTACTGGTAAGACCACTTTGATTAAACTTTTAGCTGGTGCGCTGAAACCAGATCAAGGTCAACACATTCCAAGATTGAATGTTTCTATGAAACCACAAAAGATTGCACCAAAATTCCCAGGTACCGTTAGACAactatttttcaagaagattAGAGGCCAGTTTCTAAATCCACAATTTCAAACAGATGTCGTTAAACCTTTAAGAATTGACGACATTATCGATCAAGAAGTTCAACATCTGTCTGGTGGTGAATTGCAAAGAGTCGCCATTGTCTTAGCTTTGGGTATTCCAGCTGACATTTACTTGATTGATGAACCATCCGCTTACTTAGATTCTGAACAACGTATTATTTGTTCTAAAGTTATTAGAAGATTCATCTTGCATAATAAGAAAACCGCGTTTGTCGTCGAGCACGATTTCATCATGGCTACCTATCTGGCTGATAAGGTTATTGTCTTTGAAGGTGTTCCTTCTAAAAACGCTCATGCAAGAGCTCCAGAATCTTTGTTGACTGGTTGTAACAgattcttgaaaaatttgaatgTCACTTTCAGAAGAGATCCAAACTCTTTCAGGCCAAGAATTAACAAGTTAGATTCCCAAATGgataaagaacaaaaatcatCAGGGAactacttcttcttggatAATACCGGTATTTAA
- the DNF2 gene encoding aminophospholipid-translocating P4-type ATPase DNF2 — MSNPSKPTSPFGDDSEHQLGSASNGLPPMSPFDDSFQFENPGKSHGSIELAKTNGSILKRQSKPMKDIGTPDLSKVTFDGIDDYSNDNDIDDDDEFNSKKNEIHEHANEVYDDIHSFQATPIPNSGGFEDVELNNNENNNNDSQTEHELKRVRFGTRRNKFGRMDVNRSKTLKWAKKNFHDAIDEFSTKDDTLDNSAFQNRSDELRTLYYNLPLPEDMLDEDGLPKVVYPRNKIRTTKYTPLTFFPKNILFQFHNLANIYFLSLLILGAFQIFGVTNPGFAAVPLIVIVIITAIKDGIEDSRRTVLDLEVNNTRTHILTGVKNENVAFDNVSLWRRFKKANTKGLIKVVEYFSENLTAAGKQKKLQRKREELRRKRNSKSFGPRSSLDSIGSYRMSVDYARPSLDYDNLNQTISQANNNKYGDDENLVDRSLQPSPDCRFAKDFWKNVKVGDIVRIHNNDEIPADLILLSTSDVDGACYVETKNLDGETNLKVRQSLKSTKSIKSSRDIARTKFWVESEGPHANLYSYQGNVKWQDIQNGGVKNEPANINNVLLRGCSLRNTKWAMGIVMFTGDDTKIMINAGVTPTKKSRISRELNYSVLLNLGMLFILCFTTGIINGVYYTKKSQSRVFFEFGTIGGSASTNGFITFWVAVILYQVPISLYISVEIIKTVQAIFIYTDVLLYNAKLDYPCTPKSWNISDDLGQIEYIFSDKTGTLTQNVMEFKKCTINGVSYGRAYTEALAGLRKRQGIDVESEGHHEKEAIAKEREVMIDELRSMCDNSQFSPDELTFVSKEIVDDLKGTSGDHQQKCCEHFLLALALCHSVLVEPNKDDPKKLDIRAQSPDESALVSTARQLGYSFIGNAKKGSIVEIQGVQKEFQVLNILEFNSSRKRMSCIIKVSGATSSDEPKALLICKGADSVIYSRLHRTKNDPTLLERTALHLEEYATEGLRTLCLAQRELSWSEYEEWVKTYDVAAASVTNREEELDKVTDVIERELILLGGTAIEDRLQDGVPDSIALLAEAGIKLWVLTGDKVETAINIGFSCNVLNNEMELLVLKTTGEDVEEFGSDPTQVVNSLVTKYLREKFNMIGSEEELAEAKKEHGLPKGDFAVIIDGDALKVALNGEDMRRKFLLLCKNCKAVLCCXVSPAQKAAVVKLVKNTLDVMTLAIGDGSNDVAMIQSADVGVGIAGEEGRQAVMCSDYAIGQFRYVTRLVLVHGKWCYKRLAEMIPQFFYKNLIFLMALFWYSVFNNFDGSYLFEYTYLTFYNLAFTSVPVILLAVFDQDVSDTVSMLVPQLYRVGILRQEWNQWKFILYMLDGVYQSAICFFFPYLVYHKNMIVTNNGLGLDHRYYVGVPVTAIAVISCNLYIFMEQHRWDWFCGLFVALSALVFFGWTGIWTSASSSNEFFKGAARIFGQPTFWAVLFVGILFCLLPRFTFDSFKKIFYPRDIEIIREMWQRGDFDRYPEGYDPTDPSRPRIDGALACMDFKKSISLGAHLDDGISHSQETIITEEIPMSILEGQQGTLKGYRVSTSMDRGLLTPTTAPMDMPRRSMASARGSRLRTSLDRTREDMLANRQLDTRYSVERARASLDLPGITHAETLLSRHSRDQPR; from the coding sequence ATGTCAAATCCCTCCAAACCCACATCTCCCTTTGGGGATGATAGCGAGCATCAATTAGGATCTGCATCAAACGGGCTACCGCCCATGTCACCCTTCGATGATAGTTTTCAATTCGAAAACCCAGGTAAATCTCATGGAAGTATTGAGTTAGCAAAGACCAATGGTTCCATTCTAAAACGACAATCCAAGCCAATGAAAGATATTGGTACACCCGATCTATCAAAAGTGACCTTTGATGGAATCGACGACTATAGTAACGATAATGATAttgacgacgatgatgaatttaatagtaaaaaaaacgaGATTCATGAGCATGCAAATGAAGTATATGATGATATCCATTCGTTCCAGGCAACACCAATACCTAATTCAGGAGGATTTGAGGATGTTGAGCTAAATAACAACGagaataacaataatgactCACAAACAGAAcatgaattgaaaagagtaCGCTTCGgtacaagaagaaataagTTCGGCAGAATGGATGTGAATAGGTCGAAAACCTTAAAATGGGCCAAGAAGAACTTCCATGATGCCATCGATGAATTCAGTACTAAAGATGATACCCTGGATAATTCAGCCTTTCAGAACAGATCAGATGAATTAAGAACTTTGTACTACAATTTGCCTTTGCCAGAGGATATGTTGGATGAAGACGGCTTACCAAAAGTTGTTTATCCCCGTAATAAAATCAGAACTACGAAGTACACACCGTTAACATTTTTCCCCAAAAACATTCTATTCCAGTTTCATAATCTCGCCAACATTTATTTTCTATCACTGTTAATCCTAGGTGCcttccaaatttttggtGTGACAAATCCAGGATTTGCAGCCGTTCCCTTGATTGTTATTGTCATTATCACCGCCATTAAGGATGGTATTGAAGATTCTAGAAGAACTGTATTGGATTTGGAAGTCAATAATACAAGGACGCATATTTTAACCGGtgtgaaaaatgaaaatgtgGCCTTTGATAATGTTTCCCTATGGAGACGGTTTAAGAAGGCAAATACTAAAGGTTTAATAAAGGTTGTTGAGtatttttctgaaaatcTTACCGCTGCTGGTAAACAGAAGAAactgcaaagaaaaagagaggaaCTACGCAGGAAGAGGAACTCAAAAAGTTTTGGTCCTCGTAGTTCCCTGGATTCTATCGGTAGTTATAGAATGTCTGTGGACTATGCTCGCCCCTCTCTAGATTACGATAACTTGAACCAAACAATATCTCAAGCAAATAACAACAAGTACGGTGATGACGAAAATTTGGTCGATAGATCACTGCAACCAAGTCCCGATTGTAGATTTGCCAAAGATTTCTGGAAAAATGTGAAGGTTGGCGATATCGTTCGTATTCACAACAACGATGAAATTCCCGCGGATTTGATCTTACTATCGACTTCTGATGTAGACGGTGCTTGTTATGTGGAAACCAAGAATTTGGATGGTGAAACAAATTTAAAAGTTCGTCAATCACTAAAAAGTACCAAAAGTATCAAGAGTTCGAGAGATATTGCCAGGACGAAATTCTGGGTAGAAAGTGAAGGGCCTCATGCCAACTTGTACTCCTACCAAGGTAATGTCAAATGGCAAGATATTCAAAACGGTGGTGTCAAAAATGAGCCGGCCAATATCAATAATGTACTGCTTAGAGGTTGTTCTTTGAGAAATACCAAGTGGGCTATGGGTATAGTTATGTTTACTGGTGATGACACTAAGATTATGATAAACGCTGGTGTTACTCCAACTAAAAAATCTAGAATTTCGAGAGAGTTGAACTATTCTGTTCTTTTAAATCTCGGAATGTTATTCATCTTATGTTTTACTACTGGTATCATTAATGGTGTTTATTATACGAAGAAATCTCAATCGAGAgtgttttttgaatttggtaCCATTGGAGGTTCTGCATCCACAAATGGTTTTATTACGTTCTGGGTTGCAGTTATTCTTTACCAAGTTCCAATCTCCTTGTACATTTCTGTGGAAATAATCAAGACTGTGCAAGCTATATTCATTTACACTGATGTTCTTTTGTATAATGCCAAACTAGACTATCCGTGTACACCAAAATCGTGGAACATCTCCGATGATTTGGGCCAAATCGAATATATTTTCTCAGATAAGACGGGGACGTTGACACAGAATGTTAtggaattcaaaaaatgtacAATCAATGGTGTATCCTATGGACGTGCTTATACAGAGGCCTTGGCTGGGCTGAGAAAAAGACAAGGTATTGATGTTGAATCAGAAGGTCATCATGAAAAGGAGGCAATAGCAAAAGAAAGGGAAGTCATGATTGATGAATTAAGATCGATGTGTGATAATTCTCAGTTCTCTCCTGATGAATTAACTTTTGTCTCTAAGGAAATTGTAGACGATTTGAAAGGAACCAGTGGTGATCATCAACAAAAGTGTTGTGAACATTTCCTGTTAGCGCTTGCATTATGCCATTCTGTTCTTGTGGAACCGAATAAGGACGATCCCAAGAAACTGGATATTAGGGCGCAATCACCTGATGAATCGGCTTTAGTGTCCACCGCCAGACAACTGGGTTACAGTTTCATTGGTAATGCGAAGAAGGGATCAATTGTTGAAATCCAAGGTGTTCAAAAGGAATTTCAAGTATTAAACATTCTCGAATTTAACTCATCAAGGAAAAGAATGAGTTGTATTATCAAGGTTTCTGGTGCCACATCGAGCGATGAACCTAAAGCGCTCTTGATTTGCAAGGGTGCGGATTCAGTTATCTATTCAAGATTGCACCGTACTAAAAATGACCCCACGCTATTAGAAAGAACGGCTCTCCATCTAGAAGAATATGCCACGGAAGGTCTAAGAACTTTGTGTTTGGCACAGAGAGAACTTTCATGGTCCGAATATGAGGAATGGGTCAAGACCTACGATGTTGCGGCTGCTTCTGTGACTAacagagaagaagaattggatAAGGTCACGGATGTTATTGAACGTGAGCTTATCCTTCTTGGTGGTACGGCCATTGAAGATCGTTTACAAGATGGTGTTCCCGATTCTATTGCTCTGTTGGCCGAAGCTGGTATCAAGTTGTGGGTCTTAACGGGTGATAAAGTAGAAACTGCTATTAACATTGGGTTTTCGTGTaatgttttgaataatgAAATGGAACTGCTAGTGCTAAAGACTACGGGAGAAGATGTGGAGGAGTTTGGTAGTGATCCCACACAAGTGGTGAACAGCCTAGTGACAAAATACTTGAGAGAGAAATTCAACATGATCGGCTCCGAAGAGGAATTGGCAGAGGCCAAGAAGGAGCACGGTTTACCAAAAGGAGATTTCGCAGTCATCATTGATGGTGACGCATTGAAGGTGGCCTTGAACGGTGAAGATATGAGACGcaaatttttgttattatgTAAGAATTGCAAAGCCGTCTTATGTTGTRGAGTATCACCAGCACAAAAGGCCGCGGTGGTCAAGCTGGTCAAGAATACTTTGGATGTCATGACCTTGGCCATCGGTGATGGTTCCAACGATGTGGCTATGATCCAGTCTGCAGATGTCGGTGTAGGTATCGCCGGTGAAGAAGGTAGACAGGCTGTGATGTGTTCTGATTATGCCATTGGGCAGTTCAGGTACGTGACAAGATTGGTGTTGGTGCACGGTAAATGGTGTTATAAGAGATTGGCAGAGATGATTCCGCAGTTTTTCTACAAGAATCTTATCTTTTTGATGGCGTTGTTCTGGTATAGTGTTTTCAATAACTTCGACGGGTCGTATTTGTTCGAGTACACGTATCTGACATTTTACAATCTGGCATTTACGTCAGTACCGGTCATCCTACTAGCCGTGTTTGACCAAGACGTCTCCGACACCGTGTCGATGCTGGTGCCACAACTGTACCGGGTGGGTATTTTAAGGCAAGAATGGAACCAATGGAAGTTTATTTTGTACATGCTTGACGGTGTGTACCAGTCCGCGATatgcttctttttcccCTACCTAGTGTACCACAAGAACATGATAGTAACCAACAATGGGCTCGGACTAGACCATCGTTATTACGTAGGTGTGCCGGTCACGGCAATTGCAGTCATATCCTGCAACCTTTACATTTTCATGGAGCAACACAGATGGGACTGGTTCTGCGGACTTTTCGTAGCGTTGTCGGCCCTTGTGTTCTTTGGATGGACAGGGATCTGGACCAGTGCATCATCGAGTAACGAGTTTTTCAAGGGCGCGGCCCGAATCTTCGGACAACCTACGTTCTGGGCGGTTCTCTTTGTCGGCATACTGTTCTGTCTATTGCCAAGGTTCACCTTCGACTCCTTCAAAAAGATCTTCTATCCGAGAGATATAGAGATCATCAGAGAAATGTGGCAGCGCGGTGATTTCGATCGCTACCCAGAGGGATACGACCCCACGGACCCCAGCAGGCCCAGAATCGACGGCGCACTCGCATGCATGGACTTTAAAAAGTCTATCTCGCTAGGCGCCCACCTCGATGATGGCATTAGCCACTCCCAGGAAACCATTATCACAGAGGAAATCCCCATGAGCATCCTCGAGGGCCAACAGGGCACACTCAAGGGATACCGCGTGTCCACCTCGATGGACCGTGGACTGCTCACACCCACCACAGCGCCTATGGACATGCCCAGACGATCCATGGCCAGCGCCCGTGGCAGCAGGCTTAGAACGTCGCTGGACCGTACCAGAGAGGACATGCTGGCCAATCGCCAGTTGGACACACGCTACTCAGTAGAACGTGCACGTGCCTCGCTGGACTTGCCGGGTATCACCCACGCAGAGACATTACTCAGCCGCCACAGTCGCGACCAGCCGCGCTAG
- the GIS1 gene encoding histone demethylase GIS1 yields the protein MEIKPVEVIDGVPVFRPSMMEFANFQYFIDEITKFGLENGIVKVIPPKEWLDLLEDSPSVESLKTVRINSPIHQNVKQWEGQQENGLFTVENDYDDKSYDLTQWKNMASNSDGRIKQSQDDEVLKQNYDLSNQDDFYDLTKLQFLESDFWKTVFLSKPLYGVDEASSLFPYDLTLWNLNNLSDSINSSNRHILSGLPKSMFPWHLDEQNKCSINYLHFGAPKQWYSVPCLNTDRFLNLLSKELLSDKKNCPAFMRHQNVLTSPDFLKKNKVKFNRVVQFEHEFIITFPYSMNSGFNYGYNLCESIEFTLDQQTIVRKQPFKCVCASKKEEEKTSAFSNLSYDSNESEQRESNNDNDNDNDLFQKVRSFDELLNHSSQELQNLEDNKNPLFSNINMNRPQSSSLRSTTPNGVNQFLNMNQTTISRISSPLLSRMMDLSNIVEPTLDDPTSKFKRKILTPQLPQMNIPSNLSNFGTPSLTNTNSLLSNMTNASTNPSTITNGNPNHNNVNSGAVPAAAISGANATSSTNNSTNNSSNNNVSTVPSSMMHSSTLNGSSGLGGDNDDNMLALSLATLANSATASPRLTLPPLSSPMNPNGHTSYNGSIINNNSSNGNNTYSNGTATANATATSAPHNLSIVSPNPTYSPNPLSLYLTNSKNPLNSGLAPLSPSTSNIPFLKRNNVVTLNISREASKSPISSFVNDYRSPLGVSNPLMYSSTINDYSNGTGIRQNSNNINPLDAGPSFSPLHKKPKILNGNDNSNNNSNNFEYNFASNKQEPNSAILNNDANNNETYNTSSMNSNGNNYQPHSSKFGENEVIMSDHGKIYICRECNRQFSSGHHLTRHKKSVHSGEKPHSCPRCGKRFKRRDHVLQHLNKKIPCTQEMENAKLTES from the coding sequence ATGGAAATTAAGCCGGTCGAGGTTATTGACGGCGTCCCCGTCTTTAGGCCCTCCATGATGgaatttgcaaattttcAGTATTTCATTGACGAAATCACCAAATTCGGGTTGGAGAACGGCATTGTCAAGGTCATCCCTCCCAAGGAATGGCTAGatcttttggaagattCTCCCTCTGTGGAGTCTTTGAAGACTGTTCGAATCAACTCCCCAATTCATCAAAATGTCAAGCAGTGGGAGggacaacaagaaaacggCCTCTTCACTGTCGAAAACGACTACGATGATAAATCGTATGATTTAACGCAGTGGAAGAATATGGCCTCCAATTCTGATGGTCGAATAAAGCAAAGCCAGGATGATGAAGTCTTGAAACAAAACTATGACTTAAGCAATCAAGACGATTTTTATGACTTGACAAAACTACAGTTTTTGGAAAGCgatttttggaaaactgtTTTTCTGTCCAAACCGCTCTATGGTGTGGACGAAGCCTCTTCACTTTTCCCCTACGATCTGACTTTATGGAATTTAAATAATTTATCGGATTCCATAAATTCAAGCAATAGACATATACTCTCAGGTCTACCTAAATCGATGTTTCCATGGCATTTGGATGAACAGAACAAATGTTCAATAAACTACTTGCACTTCGGTGCCCCCAAACAATGGTATTCCGTACCCTGTTTGAATACAGACCGatttttgaatcttttATCAAAGGAGTTACTATctgataagaaaaattgtCCTGCATTTATGAGACATCAAAATGTTCTAACATCTCcagatttcttgaaaaagaataaggTGAAATTCAATAGAGTCGTACAATTTGAACACgaattcatcatcacttTTCCTTATAGCATGAATTCAGGATTTAACTATGGCTATAATCTTTGTGAATCCATTGAATTCACCTTAGACCAGCAAACTATTGTTAGAAAGCAACCGTTTAAATGTGTTTGTGCATcgaagaaggaagaagagaagaCTAGTGCCTTTTCCAACCTATCCTACGATTCTAATGAATCTGAGCAAAGAGAATCCAACAACGATAACGATAACGATAATGACTTATTCCAAAAAGTTCGCAGTTTCGATGAGCTACTAAACCATTCCTCTCAGGAATTACAAAACCTTGAAGACAACAAAAACCCCTTATTCTCCAACATCAATATGAACAGGCCACAAAGTAGTTCTCTTCGATCTACCACGCCCAATGGTGTCAACCAGTTCTTGAACATGAATCAAACCACAATAAGCAGGATTTCTTCTCCACTACTATCAAGAATGATGGATTTATCAAATATTGTAGAACCTACCTTAGATGACCCCActtcaaaattcaaaagaaagattctAACTCCGCAATTGCCTCAAATGAATATTCCATCCAATTTAAGCAATTTTGGTACTCCATCTTTGACAAATACAAATTCTTTACTATCTAATATGACAAATGCGTCGACTAATCCATCCACTATCACAAATGGCAATCCAAACCACAACAACGTTAACAGTGGTGCTGTGCCCGCAGCTGCAATCTCTGGTGCCAATGCCACTAGCAGCACCAATAACAGTACCAATAACAGTAGTAATAACAACGTTTCAACGGTCCCTTCCTCGATGATGCACTCGTCCACTTTAAATGGATCCTCGGGTTTAGGTGGTGATAACGATGACAACATGTTGGCTTTAAGTTTGGCCACTTTGGCCAACAGTGCCACTGCATCTCCGAGACTAACGCTACCGCCGTTGTCTTCACCAATGAATCCAAACGGCCATACTTCATATAACGGTAGCATAAtcaacaataacagcagCAATGGTAACAACACATACTCCAACGGTACTGCCACGGCTAATGCCACGGCTACATCAGCACCTCACAATTTATCGATTGTGTCTCCTAATCCCACTTACAGTCCCAATCCGTTGTCTCTGTATTTAACCAACTCCAAGAACCCGTTAAATTCAGGTCTCGCCCCATTATCTCCTTCTACATCCAATATTCCATTTCTTAAGAGAAATAATGTGGTTActttaaatatttcaagAGAAGCTTCAAAGAGCCCCATATCTTCGTTTGTCAACGATTATAGGTCTCCTTTGGGCGTAAGCAACCCACTAATGTACTCTTCCACAATTAACGACTATTCGAACGGTACTGGAATTCGTcaaaatagtaataatattaatcCCTTAGATGCAGGTCCATCTTTTTCTCCACTTCACAAAAAACCCAAAATACTCAATGGTAACGATAAcagcaataacaatagtaaCAATTTTGAATACAATTTCGCCAGCAATAAACAAGAACCTAATTCAGCAATTTTGAACAACGATGccaataataatgaaacgTACAATACTTCTTCGATGAATAGTAACGGTAATAATTATCAACCGCATTCTTCTAAATTTGGTGAAAATGAAGTCATTATGTCAGACCATGGCAAGATCTACATTTGTCGAGAATGTAACAGgcaattttcttctggtCATCATCTAACAAGGCATAAAAAATCTGTTCATTCTGGTGAAAAGCCCCACTCTTGCCCAAGATGCGGTAAaagattcaaaagaagagatcATGTTTTACAACATCTAAATAAGAAAATTCCATGTActcaagaaatggaaaatgcTAAATTAACTGAATCATAA